Proteins encoded together in one Amblyomma americanum isolate KBUSLIRL-KWMA chromosome 1, ASM5285725v1, whole genome shotgun sequence window:
- the LOC144120759 gene encoding chitinase-3-like protein 1 encodes MHDAQVEASEAFLGELRSRKRVALELSLFGYAYRLRNTGSYELRASVRGPAPPRPFIDERGLLVYFEICLEFSSDLSVPLYNKEADCKIAVNRDKGQWIGYDKATILNNVVFAKRMLMGSIAVVTVDMDDYNGNCGQRNVLLGQLHNALNELDRPIKRLSANLSLSESASSSTTAPAAVAQWNVQERYMHC; translated from the exons ATGCATGACGCGCAGGTGGAGGCGAGCGAGGCGTTCCTCGGCGAGCTACGCTCCCGGAAGCGCGTAGCCCTGGAGCTGTCGCTGTTCGGCTACGCCTACAGGCTACGCAACACTGGGAGCTACGAGCTGCGAGCCAGCGTCCGTGGACCCGCGCCCCCGAGACCGTTCATCGACGAGCGCGGGCTTCTCGTCTATTTCGAG ATATGCCTCGAATTCAGCTCCGACCTGTCGGTGCCGCTGTACAACAAGGAAGCCGACTGCAAGATCGCCGTCAACCGGGACAAAGGACAGTGGATTGGCTACGACAAGGCCACCATTCTCAACAAC GTGGTGTTCGCCAAGCGAATGCTTATGGGCAGTATCGCCGTGGTGACCGTTGACATGGACGACTACAACGGCAACTGCGGCCAGCGCAATGTGCTGCTGGGACAGCTGCACAACGCGCTCAACGAACTGGACCGGCCCATCAAGAGGCTATCGGCGAACCTCAGCCTGTCTGAGTCAGCGTCGTCGTCAACGACcgcaccagccgcggtggctcagtg